The region GATAACAACTCACTCGTAGAGCCGCCAAAAGCATCGGATATGACTTTTAAGAACAAGCCTGACAGTTTGCTTTCGGAGGAAGAGAAACAACAGTGGACTATAAACGATATTTGGCAGAGCTGGCAGAATAAAGTTTCTGCGAACCGAAAGTCGGTGGATGGTCTCAACGAAAGATTTTCACATTGGTATTATGTGATTTCATCGGCCAGTTTTGATAAATTGCGACTGAAGCGCAAAGATTTGATTAAGAGTTGATTGACCAGTCAAAAAAAGACTGATCTGTGCTAATATTCACGAGGAGGCATTATGAAACAGGATAATTCGATTCGAAACGGGGAACTCATGAAAGCATATAGTGATTTGGAAAGGGCCAAAGCCCGGATCTTGGAGCTTCGTCAAGCTGTACCGGAGCTCCCGGTCGCTGATTACACTTTCAAAACTATCTCAGGAGAACCGGTCACACACTCCAGTCTGTTTCAAGACAAAAGCGAACTTATGATAATTCATAACATGGGCAAAGGATGCAGTTACTGTACGGTCTGGGCCGACGGTTTTAATGGTCTTGTGCCTCATCTCGAAAACCGTGTACCGTTTGCTGTAATTTCTCCCAATGCCCCGGATGATATCAAGTCCTTCTCAGAAAGTCGCGGCTGGCTGTTTAGTATTTTGTCCGCCCAAGACTCAACCTTTGCAAAAGACATGGGCTTTGCCAGTGAAAAGAATGAACCTTGGCCGGGCGTATCGACTTTTTGCAAGGATGACAGTGGTAAAATGTATCGTGTCAATGCGGCGGATTTTGGCCCTGGAGATGATTATTGCGCGCTCTGGCATCTCTTCGATTTGCTCCCTTCAGGTAAAGGAGACTGGGAGCCGAAATATGTCTACGAACAGACGCTAAAGCTGACGAGGACGTAAGGGAGAAGCCAATATCTGAACGGTCACATAGTTGACAAATCTATCCAGGGACATCCATGACACTTTTGTGGTTTTGTCATCTTTCTGTTAGTTCCTGTAACCCACCCAACGGGTGGGCTCTTTCCCTTCTTGAATGAACGGTTCAGACCAAAGAAAAACCCACCCATAGAGGTGGGTTCAGTGTAGCGAAAATCTATCCAATCCTACAAACAGACCGGCGCAGGGCCACCGATGAAGAGATATGCGATCATATATGTTAAATCAGAAATATCAATTGTGCCGTTGGGTGAGCCGTCCATATTTGCCGCGCCCAAATTTGCCGGCGTTTGAAGAGATATAAAAAGGTAATCAATAAACACCGTCAAATCAGAAATATCAACAAAGCCCTCGGGGGAATCATCGATGTTACCGCATACAAACGGAGCCCGCGGCGCAACCTGAATTGCTATACCGACAAAGACCGGTGTGAACATCTTTTCTGAGAAATCACCGATATATGGCATCATCATGAAATTGCCGCCGGGGGGTAAAAATCCATTCTGAATTGTCATTTCACCGGGCTTGAGTCCAGTAAAATAAATATTCACAATAGCGCCGTTACCACGAGGCAAAGCCTTCATCTCCGGACCTGCGAGAAAAGCTGAGAGAACCGAGGTGTCGGAAAGCAATCCGTCCGCATTTATCGCGCCGCCTATCCTCAAATTCATTATCTCGGCGTCTGCCATGCGGCCGATATAGACAATAGAATCGAAGCGAGCCATGCCGGAATCGACACTTGATGTGATGAGTCCAATGTTGAAGCACTTGATTGGCTGATCGTTACTTATGGAAAGACTAATGGGAAGAGAGCGGCCGATCTGGAGGGAAGCAGATTCGATCTTTATTGTGTCGGGAGCCGCAATATCCTGAGCCCAACTCGAGAGTGTGAATGCAAGAACAAGACACGATGAGAGAGTGAGTATCCGTCTCAAAACCTACCTCCTGTACTTTGACCCGTTGAAGATCTTATGATGTAATCAATAACAAACCGGACCGAACCACCGTGTGGCCGCATCCAGTAAATCATAGCCTATGCTTGGCCGGTTGTCAAGTTCTAATATCCGGGCTGTTTTCTCGCCGCAATCTCGGAAAGTCAGCAGAAGATTGCGTGCTTCTGCTGACTTTTACTGAATTCTAAATTGTGGGATGTTGCTATCGCTGTCTGAAGCGCTCGTTGACTGCATCCCAGTTAATCAGATTGAAGAACGCTGAAATGTACTCCGGGCGGCGGTTCTGATACTTTATATAGTAGGCGTGCTCCCAGACATCAATTCCCAGAAGAGGTTTCTTGCCGGTTGAGA is a window of Candidatus Zixiibacteriota bacterium DNA encoding:
- a CDS encoding DUF899 family protein, translating into MKQDNSIRNGELMKAYSDLERAKARILELRQAVPELPVADYTFKTISGEPVTHSSLFQDKSELMIIHNMGKGCSYCTVWADGFNGLVPHLENRVPFAVISPNAPDDIKSFSESRGWLFSILSAQDSTFAKDMGFASEKNEPWPGVSTFCKDDSGKMYRVNAADFGPGDDYCALWHLFDLLPSGKGDWEPKYVYEQTLKLTRT